Proteins from a single region of Xiphophorus maculatus strain JP 163 A chromosome 22, X_maculatus-5.0-male, whole genome shotgun sequence:
- the LOC102219997 gene encoding ligand-dependent corepressor-like isoform X3, which translates to MASLCKKQQCTIDRRGFRQELDSWRHKLIHCVGFESILEGLTGPELVKDLKVFKDFEPITVSDWSFDENCLFCCLRRDKVKEHLFGFNKNHLEDAPKPLLVKDQIRIIRLEKKAEEFLNAILCRKGISADVPNFSDPHIPVVAREILQRMISQFAAEYTSKTSSPQDSRSDSPPPSDQSRLAPLLPSGTTSTSPANTLVGAAQNQNPVLSKLLMADQDAPLDLTIKKPTAEPHEQDGVLDLSIKRNRCSSNSSISSRSICLSPATVSLKWPSLRADGQVGLFMKNLQNGRRRENICHSACFKPTSSLAYSLHIKKEPKLESDPKSPLSQSHGCNHTELPGRNAASSWNCKTNFGALLKLKTSDDANEHFKDIPQLLEAAGVLSKSFSVEKEYIKEANKSQEHSLSCSPSFDIKIPHVRVLTTGSKPSWDNMPSEYSDVVSKNVVGKKLCSILPRQIQKRSSVGSNSSGSEKEYWSFPTDHPALAGNCSVDSETDPGNRLPRKKRGRYRQYNTELLEEAIVVVMGGKMSVSKAQSVYGIPHSTLEYKVKERLGTLKHPPKKKLKLTSNVEEEGLSLSPDGIENTINILSQDREKPPQETGNVFNNVQ; encoded by the exons atggcGAGTCTGTGCAAAAAGCAGCAATGCACAATCGACAGGCGCGGCTTTCGGCAGGAACTTGACTCTTGGCGACACAAACTTATTCACTGTGTAG GTTTTGAGAGCATCCTTGAAGGTCTGACTGGTCCAGAGTTGGTAAAAGACCTAAAAGTATTTAAGG ACTTTGAGCCTATTACTGTGTCTGACTGGTCATTTGATGAAAATTgtctgttttgctgtttgaggagagataaagtcaaa GAACACCTATTTGGCTTCAACAAGAATCATCTTGAAGATGCACCTAAACCTCTTCTAGTTAAAGATCAGATCAGAATCATCAGACTAGAGAAGAAGGCTGAGGAGTTTCTCAATGCAATTCTTTGCAGAAAAGGTATTTCTGCAG ATGTGCCAAATTTCTCAGACCCACACATTCCAGTAGTGGCTCGAGAGATTCTTCAGAGAATGATCAGCCAGTTTGCAGCCGAATATACCTCAAAAACCAGCTCTCCTCAGGACAGTCGCTCAGACTCCCCGCCTCCCTCTGACCAAAGCCGGTTGGCCCCACTCCTTCCGTCAGGGACTACTTCAACCAGCCCTGCTAACACCCTGGTTGGAGCAGCACAAAACCAGAACCCGGTCTTGAGCAAGCTTCTCATGGCTGACCAGGATGCTCCCTTAGACCTCACCATCAAGAAGCCTACGGCAGAGCCCCACGAACAAG ATGGAGTTCTTGACTTATCTATCAAAAGGAATCGCTgtagcagcaacagcagcataTCTTCCCGCAGTATCTGCCTTTCCCCAGCTACAGTCTCGCTGAAGTG GCCGTCGTTGAGAGCGGACGGACAAGTCGGGCTGTTTATGAAGAACCTACAGAatgggaggaggagggagaatATCTGCCATTCCGCCTGTTTTAAGCCTACCTCATCACTTGCATACTCGCTACACATCAAAAAGGAGCCCAAACTGGAGAGCGACCCCAAGTCACCACTTAGCCAATCCCATGGGTGCAACCACACTGagcttccaggaagaaatgctGCTTCTTCCTGGAATTGCAAAACCAATTTTGGAGCCCTACTGAAACTTAAAACCAGTGATGATGCTAACGAGCACTTTAAAGATATACCACAACTTTTGGAGGCCGCTGGAGTTTTGTCCAAGTCATTTTCTGTTGAGAAAGAATACATTAAGGAGGCAAACAAAAGCCAAGAGCATTCCCTATCCTGCTCACCATCTTTTGACATCAAGATTCCTCATGTGCGAGTTTTAACTACAGGATCAAAGCCTTCTTGGGATAATATGCCTTCTGAATATTCAGATGTagtcagtaaaaatgttgttggaAAGAAGCTTTGCTCTATACTTCCCAGACAGATCCAGAAAAGGAGCAGTGTGGGATCTAACAGCTCAGGGTCAGAGAAGGAATATTGGTCTTTTCCCACTGACCACCCAGCCCTTGCGGGGAATTGTTCTGTGGACTCAGAAACAGATCCAGGAAACAGGCTCCCCAGGAAGAAGCGAGGGCGATATCGGCAATACAACACAGAGCTTCTCGAAGAGGCTATTGTGGTGGTGATGGGTGGGAAAATGAGCGTGTCCAAAGCCCAGTCCGTCTATGGGATTCCACACAGTACCCTGGAATACAAGGTTAAAGAGCGTCTAGGAACCTTAAAAcatccccccaaaaagaaactgaaattgaCCAGTAATGTGGAGGAGGAGGGTCTTTCATTGTCTCCTGATGGGATTGAGAACACCATCAACATCCTCTCCCAGGATAGAGAGAAGCCACCGCAAgaaactggaaatgtttttaataatgtcCAATGA